The Spirochaetota bacterium genome includes a region encoding these proteins:
- a CDS encoding class I SAM-dependent methyltransferase: MNLNDKSFEGFLTRSEERIPVHVTFASRYTLFAHFPNGHEFTEGAEFNKLTLAHGEEDVEFGRCMLMLEANIDGHAGRLVFSDDLYNFETFFQKSLNISLQTFFSNLPLLLSHKEKIRQSFKDYTGGLSYDLNVYKQYFDNIDAEYSGEPEHVRSVIQRAIIDTEGRKYMNYFTVRLKELEDEVKHYTREEHERHGFYFRKQVWNLIMTSELMARTNLKPRGYVGDSEMMRMIYENDYWGPTTFSKLMHKHPIEHPAAQAVRNRRVRIAKMLRETLGMFPNLPPKGFRILSVACGPAYEMQDLFREQEDFERVDLTLLDQDRTALLEAAKNIERIEKTAHRKVKATYLKDSVRTMLSSSKLPEKWGQFHFIYSMGLFDYLTPPVARAVLQKLFELLLPGGHMEVGNFHVNNPSRTYMEYWLDWVLYYRTEDDFLNLLQNQNAEQQVAFEDTGSQMFLHVRKKE; encoded by the coding sequence ATGAACCTTAACGATAAATCTTTCGAGGGATTTCTCACCCGCAGCGAGGAGCGCATCCCGGTGCACGTGACGTTCGCGTCCCGGTACACCCTGTTCGCGCATTTCCCGAACGGACACGAATTCACGGAAGGCGCCGAGTTCAACAAGCTCACCCTGGCGCACGGCGAGGAGGACGTCGAGTTCGGCCGGTGCATGCTCATGCTCGAGGCCAATATCGACGGCCATGCCGGCAGGCTCGTCTTCTCCGACGACCTGTACAATTTCGAGACATTCTTCCAGAAGAGCCTGAATATAAGCCTGCAGACGTTCTTTTCCAACCTGCCGCTCCTCCTCTCGCACAAGGAAAAGATCCGGCAGTCCTTCAAGGACTACACGGGGGGACTGTCCTACGACCTGAACGTGTACAAGCAGTACTTCGACAATATCGACGCCGAATACTCCGGGGAACCCGAGCACGTGCGCAGCGTCATCCAGCGGGCCATAATCGACACCGAGGGCCGGAAGTACATGAACTATTTTACCGTGCGGCTGAAGGAGCTCGAGGACGAGGTGAAGCACTACACGCGCGAGGAGCACGAGCGCCACGGGTTCTATTTCCGCAAGCAGGTCTGGAACCTGATCATGACCTCGGAGCTCATGGCGCGCACCAACCTGAAGCCGCGCGGCTACGTGGGCGATTCCGAAATGATGCGCATGATCTACGAGAACGACTACTGGGGACCCACGACCTTCTCGAAGCTCATGCACAAGCACCCGATAGAGCACCCGGCGGCACAGGCGGTGCGCAACAGGAGGGTCCGCATCGCGAAGATGCTGCGGGAGACGCTCGGCATGTTCCCGAACCTGCCCCCCAAGGGTTTCAGGATACTATCGGTGGCGTGCGGGCCCGCCTACGAGATGCAGGACCTGTTCCGCGAGCAGGAGGATTTCGAAAGGGTGGACCTTACCCTTCTGGACCAGGACAGGACGGCGCTCCTGGAGGCCGCGAAGAATATAGAGCGGATCGAGAAAACCGCGCACAGGAAGGTGAAGGCGACCTACCTCAAGGACTCCGTGCGCACCATGCTCTCCTCTTCGAAGCTCCCGGAAAAATGGGGCCAGTTCCATTTCATCTACTCGATGGGACTTTTCGATTACCTGACGCCCCCCGTCGCGCGCGCGGTGCTCCAGAAGCTCTTCGAGCTCCTGCTGCCGGGCGGACACATGGAGGTGGGAAACTTTCATGTGAACAATCCCAGCCGCACCTACATGGAGTACTGGTTGGACTGGGTGCTCTACTACCGGACGGAGGACGATTTCCTGAACCTGCTGCAAAACCAGAACGCGGAACAGCAGGTCGCCTTCGAGGACACGGGAAGCCAGATGTTCCTGCACGTGAGGAAAAAGGAGTAA